Proteins from a single region of Desulfobacter postgatei 2ac9:
- a CDS encoding ABC transporter permease has protein sequence MELRVLNPVTKEQFRRFCSVKRGFWSLVIILVLMFISFFAEVFINSRALVVCYQGEFYFPTYADMIPGKTFGLGYSYETNYRELKQKFDREGGNSFVIMPPVPYNPYENDLRFNEYPPFPPSFSLRHFLGTDNVGRDVLARLVYGFRTAILFSLTLLFLNYTVGISMGCAMGYFGGVFDLFFQRVIEIWSNIPFLYVIIIVSSIVVPNFLILILIMAFFGWISITWVMRTMTYREKEREYILAVRSLGASHMRIIFRHIIPNTISVIVTYAPFAISGGIVALTSLDYLGFGLPAPTPSWGELLSQGWQNMEAWWISAAVVSALVVTLMTVTFIGEGIREAFDPRRHTVYE, from the coding sequence ATGGAATTGAGAGTATTGAACCCGGTGACAAAGGAACAGTTCCGGCGCTTTTGCAGTGTCAAAAGAGGTTTCTGGTCACTTGTGATTATTCTGGTTCTGATGTTTATCTCCTTTTTTGCCGAAGTGTTCATTAATTCCAGGGCCCTTGTTGTCTGTTACCAGGGGGAGTTTTATTTTCCTACCTACGCAGATATGATCCCGGGAAAAACCTTTGGCCTGGGGTATTCCTATGAAACCAATTACCGGGAATTAAAGCAGAAATTTGACAGGGAAGGGGGGAATAGTTTTGTAATTATGCCGCCGGTGCCGTATAATCCCTATGAAAATGACCTGCGCTTCAATGAATACCCGCCGTTTCCGCCATCGTTTTCCCTTCGGCATTTCCTGGGCACGGACAACGTGGGCCGGGATGTGCTGGCCCGCCTTGTGTACGGATTTCGCACGGCTATTCTTTTTTCCCTGACACTGTTGTTTCTTAACTACACTGTGGGCATATCCATGGGCTGTGCCATGGGCTATTTCGGAGGGGTGTTTGACCTGTTTTTCCAGCGGGTCATTGAGATCTGGAGCAATATTCCGTTTCTGTATGTAATTATTATTGTTTCTTCCATTGTGGTGCCAAACTTCCTGATCCTGATTCTGATTATGGCTTTTTTCGGCTGGATTTCCATTACCTGGGTCATGCGCACCATGACCTACCGGGAAAAGGAACGTGAATATATTCTTGCCGTCCGGTCCCTGGGTGCCTCGCATATGCGGATCATTTTCAGGCACATTATCCCTAACACCATTTCCGTGATCGTTACCTATGCACCCTTTGCCATTTCCGGCGGCATTGTGGCCTTAACCTCCCTGGATTATCTGGGGTTCGGTCTGCCTGCACCTACGCCGTCCTGGGGTGAACTTTTATCCCAGGGCTGGCAAAATATGGAAGCCTGGTGGATTTCAGCCGCTGTGGTGTCAGCCCTTGTGGTGACCCTGATGACCGTTACCTTCATCGGAGAAGGCATCAGGGAGGCCTTTGATCCCCGGCGCCATACGGTGTATGAATAA
- the alaS gene encoding alanine--tRNA ligase, translating into MTGNEARKIFLEYFKKHNHRHVRSSSLVPQDDPTLLFVNAGMVQFKRVFTGDEKRDYDTAVTSQKCVRAGGKHNDLENVGYTARHHTFFEMLGNFSFGEYFKEKAIDFAWDLLTNGYGFDADKLYVSVYKDDDQAFEIWNKQVGLPVGRISRLGEEDNFWAMGDTGPCGPCSEIHIDRGKEFGCDDPNCAVGCDCDRWLELWNLVFMQFERSEDGTMTPLPQPSIDTGMGLERILSVLQNVPTNFDTDLFVPIMDRVGELAGKKRGESKQVEVAMKVIADHSRASAFLICDGVLPSNEGRGYVLRRIMRRAIRYGRSIGLTKPFLHKTVQTVFTIMDDAYPELKESAAFILNVVKNEEEKFLETLETGMKLLEATIEDLEKKKEKIIPGEVIFKLYDTFGFPVDIIQDHVKEMGIALDMEGFDAAMAEQKARSKSKKKFAGVGEAYKPLTSAGVKTVFKGYDTIEMQSDLLIVVKDDAEVDTAGAGEEIEVVTPETVFYAESGGQAGDRGLFENDACLIEITDTVKDPSGLFIHKGRVVKGSCKKGDTFTLKVDAGLRRTTAANHSATHILHAALRKVLGDHVKQSGSLVTPDRLRFDFTHFSAVTPEELAAIETEVNTHIIENHAVTTKEMDMEEAVRSGATALFEEKYGDVVRVVSQGDFSQELCGGTHTRATGDIGLFRILSEAGIASGVRRIEAVTGLTALEAVHEDHSALEKVAGILKSAKDDVVERLESFVAEKKAVEKELAALKAKIASKSVENIDDDIKEINGVKVLSKRVEIENPSQLRDLADKFKTKLGSGVLLLGAESNGKALLISMVTDDLTKTFKAGNIVKTAAGIVGGGGGGRPDMAQAGGTKPELLDKALASVFDTVSNL; encoded by the coding sequence ATGACAGGTAATGAAGCCAGGAAAATTTTCCTCGAATATTTTAAAAAACATAACCACCGCCATGTGCGCTCATCGTCCCTGGTACCCCAGGATGATCCCACCCTGCTGTTCGTGAACGCCGGTATGGTGCAGTTTAAGCGTGTTTTTACAGGTGATGAAAAACGTGACTACGACACAGCGGTCACCTCACAGAAATGCGTGCGGGCCGGGGGTAAACATAACGACCTTGAGAATGTGGGCTACACGGCGCGCCATCATACTTTTTTTGAGATGCTGGGCAATTTTTCCTTTGGCGAATATTTCAAGGAAAAGGCCATTGATTTTGCCTGGGACCTGCTGACCAACGGGTACGGGTTTGATGCCGATAAACTTTACGTCTCTGTTTATAAAGATGATGATCAGGCTTTTGAAATCTGGAATAAGCAGGTTGGCCTTCCTGTCGGCCGCATCTCCCGGTTAGGCGAAGAGGACAATTTCTGGGCCATGGGCGATACCGGCCCCTGCGGTCCCTGTTCCGAAATTCATATTGACCGTGGCAAGGAGTTCGGGTGTGATGATCCCAACTGTGCCGTGGGTTGTGACTGCGACCGATGGCTGGAATTGTGGAATCTGGTGTTCATGCAGTTTGAAAGAAGTGAAGACGGCACCATGACGCCGCTGCCCCAACCCAGTATTGACACGGGGATGGGTCTTGAGCGCATTCTCTCCGTACTGCAGAACGTGCCCACCAATTTTGATACAGACCTTTTTGTCCCCATCATGGACCGGGTCGGGGAACTGGCCGGGAAAAAACGGGGGGAATCCAAGCAAGTGGAAGTGGCCATGAAGGTCATTGCCGACCACTCAAGAGCCAGCGCTTTTTTAATCTGTGACGGGGTATTGCCTTCCAACGAGGGGCGCGGTTATGTACTTCGCAGGATCATGCGCCGGGCCATCCGGTACGGGCGCAGCATCGGGCTGACCAAACCATTTTTACACAAAACCGTTCAGACCGTATTTACCATTATGGATGATGCCTATCCGGAACTCAAAGAGTCTGCCGCTTTTATCCTTAACGTGGTGAAAAACGAAGAAGAAAAATTCCTTGAAACCCTTGAAACCGGCATGAAGCTTTTGGAGGCAACCATTGAGGACCTTGAAAAGAAAAAGGAGAAAATTATTCCGGGAGAGGTGATCTTCAAGCTTTACGATACGTTTGGATTTCCTGTTGACATTATCCAGGATCATGTCAAGGAGATGGGTATTGCCCTGGATATGGAAGGATTTGATGCGGCCATGGCTGAACAGAAAGCCAGGTCCAAGTCTAAAAAGAAATTTGCCGGTGTGGGCGAGGCCTATAAACCCCTGACCTCGGCAGGTGTGAAAACCGTGTTCAAAGGTTATGATACCATTGAAATGCAAAGTGATCTGCTTATTGTGGTCAAGGATGATGCTGAAGTGGACACGGCCGGCGCGGGTGAGGAAATTGAAGTGGTCACCCCGGAAACCGTATTTTATGCTGAATCCGGGGGTCAGGCCGGGGATCGCGGTCTGTTTGAAAATGATGCCTGCCTTATTGAAATCACGGATACGGTGAAGGACCCTTCCGGTCTTTTCATCCACAAGGGCAGAGTCGTTAAAGGATCCTGCAAGAAAGGCGATACATTTACCCTCAAGGTGGATGCAGGGCTTCGCCGGACTACGGCTGCAAACCATTCCGCTACCCATATCCTGCATGCAGCGCTTCGCAAGGTTTTAGGCGATCATGTCAAGCAGTCCGGCTCTCTGGTAACACCGGACAGGCTGCGGTTCGACTTCACCCATTTCAGCGCGGTTACCCCTGAAGAGCTTGCTGCCATTGAAACAGAGGTCAACACCCATATCATTGAAAACCATGCGGTCACCACAAAAGAGATGGACATGGAAGAAGCGGTCCGGTCCGGTGCCACGGCCCTGTTTGAAGAAAAATACGGGGATGTGGTCCGGGTAGTCTCCCAGGGAGATTTCTCCCAGGAATTGTGCGGCGGCACCCATACCCGTGCCACCGGCGACATCGGGTTGTTCCGCATCCTGTCCGAGGCGGGGATTGCCTCGGGTGTGCGTCGTATTGAAGCGGTGACAGGGCTTACTGCCCTTGAAGCCGTTCATGAGGATCACTCTGCCCTGGAAAAGGTGGCAGGGATTCTGAAAAGTGCCAAGGACGATGTGGTGGAGCGGCTTGAAAGCTTTGTGGCCGAGAAAAAGGCTGTGGAAAAGGAATTGGCCGCACTTAAAGCCAAGATTGCGTCCAAATCCGTTGAAAACATTGACGATGATATCAAGGAGATCAACGGGGTCAAGGTGTTGTCCAAGCGGGTGGAAATTGAAAATCCATCCCAGCTCCGGGATCTGGCAGATAAATTCAAGACCAAACTGGGCTCGGGCGTGTTGCTGTTGGGTGCAGAATCCAACGGCAAGGCATTGCTTATTTCCATGGTTACTGACGATCTGACCAAGACCTTTAAGGCCGGCAATATTGTTAAAACCGCTGCCGGTATTGTGGGTGGCGGTGGCGGCGGCCGACCGGACATGGCCCAGGCCGGCGGCACCAAACCCGAGCTTCTGGACAAGGCCCTGGCATCTGTTTTTGATACGGTATCTAATTTGTGA
- a CDS encoding OmpP1/FadL family transporter yields the protein MKKWFLIVLIMGTAVPAFGGGIDNKQNFSAAYVGSLSRNAATDGADAAAYNPAGLMQLKNGTYLEVDLQPFTFDYDHEFNGETYTASPNLIAPMAFGVHKREKWAVWGTFTINGGGGETEYENGNIITESVENLMNAGAFSPYIPSGGALSMPYAYAKSYDYTFTTGLSFDLHPMVSVSAGIRYVRTDKEVDLHGTYNGSYILARYDQEADGFGGVIGIDIHPSDKLNIGIRYDSQVNLDWETETDTSNQLGLILLNAFGRVDGQSYARDLPAVLALGLEWKVLPRLTLKPSFSYYFEKDADWDTQNDAVDGNSFELAMALQYDLNAAWSLTAGYLYIDVDMKPENFGIIEQMSPPLDCHAVAVGTRYRISEQITLILGISGYFYTDATAPADFSKGRPQVTYDKTLYIGGIGIQYRF from the coding sequence ATGAAAAAATGGTTTTTAATCGTATTGATTATGGGAACGGCCGTGCCGGCGTTTGGCGGCGGTATTGACAACAAACAAAATTTTTCAGCGGCATATGTCGGCAGCTTGAGCCGCAATGCCGCAACAGACGGGGCGGATGCCGCAGCGTACAATCCTGCCGGCCTGATGCAGCTTAAAAACGGGACCTACCTGGAAGTCGATCTCCAGCCTTTTACCTTCGACTATGACCATGAATTCAACGGGGAAACCTATACCGCCAGTCCCAACCTGATCGCCCCCATGGCCTTCGGAGTTCACAAACGGGAGAAATGGGCCGTGTGGGGCACTTTTACCATTAACGGCGGCGGCGGCGAGACCGAATATGAGAACGGCAACATTATCACCGAATCCGTTGAAAATCTCATGAACGCCGGTGCGTTCTCACCCTATATCCCCTCAGGGGGCGCGCTTTCCATGCCCTATGCCTACGCCAAAAGCTATGACTATACCTTCACCACAGGCCTCTCGTTCGATCTTCACCCCATGGTCTCGGTTTCCGCCGGGATCAGGTACGTGAGAACCGACAAAGAAGTGGATCTCCACGGAACCTATAACGGCTCCTATATCCTTGCCAGATACGATCAGGAAGCAGACGGTTTCGGCGGGGTGATCGGCATCGACATCCACCCCTCAGACAAGCTCAACATCGGTATCCGGTATGACTCACAGGTCAACCTGGACTGGGAGACTGAAACTGACACATCAAACCAGCTCGGACTCATTCTTCTCAATGCCTTTGGCCGGGTGGACGGCCAGAGCTATGCCAGGGACCTTCCGGCCGTACTGGCGCTCGGTCTTGAGTGGAAGGTCCTCCCTAGGCTCACACTCAAGCCCTCATTTTCCTACTACTTTGAAAAGGATGCGGACTGGGACACCCAAAATGACGCCGTGGACGGCAACTCCTTTGAATTGGCCATGGCCCTTCAATACGATCTCAACGCGGCCTGGTCCCTGACAGCAGGTTATCTTTATATCGACGTGGACATGAAGCCTGAAAACTTCGGCATCATTGAGCAGATGAGTCCGCCCCTTGACTGTCATGCTGTTGCCGTCGGCACAAGGTACAGGATCTCGGAACAAATTACTCTGATCTTGGGCATTAGCGGATATTTTTACACGGATGCCACAGCTCCCGCAGATTTTTCCAAGGGACGCCCCCAAGTCACCTACGACAAAACCCTGTATATAGGAGGTATCGGTATCCAATATCGTTTTTAA
- a CDS encoding ABC transporter permease subunit: MTAYFIRRLLLVIPTFIGITIMVFTITRFVPGGPIERIIAETRAMQMGEQGGRSRAQEVGQGQPLSEEQIKNLEAYYGFDKPVLQSYGIWLLKVLKGDLGRSTRYQDPVWEMVKERIPISLYFGVLSLVLIYGVCIPLGVAKAVRHNTGFDNISSAVIFTGYAIPGWVAGVIMLVMFASRMDLFPLGGLASDYFIDMTLGEKIRDVAWHTVLPLFSYMIGAFTVMTLLMKNTLMDNLSADYVRTAIAKGLSFKQAVFRHALRNSLIPIATSFGNNISILLMGSFLIEKVFNIDGMGLLGYESILDRDFPVVMGILVVSSLLFMVGNILSDVCVAIVDPRVRFH; the protein is encoded by the coding sequence GTGACAGCGTATTTTATCAGACGGCTCCTTTTAGTGATTCCCACCTTCATCGGCATCACCATCATGGTGTTCACCATCACCCGCTTTGTGCCCGGCGGTCCTATTGAACGTATCATTGCCGAAACCAGGGCCATGCAGATGGGAGAGCAGGGCGGACGTTCCAGGGCCCAGGAGGTAGGTCAGGGCCAGCCATTATCCGAGGAGCAGATCAAAAACCTTGAAGCCTATTACGGATTTGACAAGCCTGTACTCCAAAGCTATGGGATTTGGCTTCTCAAGGTGCTTAAAGGCGATCTGGGGCGGTCTACCCGATACCAGGACCCGGTGTGGGAGATGGTTAAAGAGCGCATCCCCATATCCCTTTACTTCGGGGTATTGAGCCTGGTGCTCATTTACGGCGTCTGTATTCCACTGGGTGTGGCCAAGGCTGTGCGCCATAACACCGGGTTTGACAATATATCCTCTGCGGTTATTTTTACAGGTTACGCCATTCCGGGCTGGGTGGCCGGCGTCATTATGCTGGTGATGTTTGCCTCCCGTATGGATCTGTTTCCCCTGGGCGGGCTTGCGTCCGACTATTTCATTGATATGACGCTTGGGGAAAAAATAAGGGATGTGGCATGGCATACGGTGCTGCCGCTTTTCTCATATATGATCGGCGCCTTTACCGTGATGACCCTTTTAATGAAAAACACGCTCATGGACAACCTGTCCGCCGATTATGTGCGTACGGCCATTGCCAAGGGCTTAAGCTTCAAACAGGCTGTTTTTCGTCATGCCCTGCGCAATAGTTTGATCCCCATTGCCACCAGTTTCGGCAACAATATTTCCATTCTTCTCATGGGATCCTTTCTCATTGAAAAGGTGTTCAATATCGACGGCATGGGCCTTTTAGGGTATGAGTCCATTTTGGACCGCGATTTCCCGGTGGTGATGGGGATTCTTGTGGTTTCATCCCTGCTGTTCATGGTGGGAAATATTTTGTCTGATGTGTGTGTGGCTATAGTGGATCCCCGGGTTCGGTTTCATTAA